The following are encoded in a window of Castanea sativa cultivar Marrone di Chiusa Pesio chromosome 5, ASM4071231v1 genomic DNA:
- the LOC142633273 gene encoding coniferyl alcohol acyltransferase-like, with protein sequence MGSEGGGGGELIVKVNKREVVAAVLPLQEHWLPLSNLDLLLPPVDVSVFFCYKKNTSLLGKDLSNNFGSMVGVLKKALAQALVTYYAFAGEVVSNPVGEPEILCNNRGVDFVEAFAEAELKDLDFYNPDDTIEGKLVPKKKHGVLAVQATELKCGGLVVACTFDHRIADAYSANLFLVSWAEMAQSKPISTVPCFRRSLLNPRRPGSIHPSLNDMYVPVTSLPPPKDPQPGDDYLISRIYYIKADQLNLLQSLATTTNGCRRTKLESFSAFLWKMVAKHAILNNVDKKVTKMGIVVDGRTRLSDGDIGKASLMGSYFGNVLSIPYGGKDVNEIDENPLSYVANEVHEFLDGAVTKEHFLGLIDWVESHRPVPGLAKIYCSGSEDGPAFVVSSGQRFPESKVDFGWGKPLFGSYHFPWGGDSGYVMPMPSPSCNGDWVVYMHLLKGQVELIETEAAHLFRPLTFDYLQRSRKE encoded by the exons ATGGGTtcagaaggaggaggaggaggagagttGATTGTGAAAGTGAACAAGAGGGAGGTTGTGGCTGCAGTGTTGCCATTGCAAGAGCATTGGCTACCACTATCCAACCTAGACTTGCTTCTACCCCCAGTTGATGTGAGTGTGTTTTTCTGTTACAAGAAGAACACCAGCTTATTGGGAAAGGACCTCTCCAATAACTTTGGCTCCATGGTTGGGGTTCTTAAGAAGGCCTTGGCCCAAGCTCTCGTGACATACTATGCTTTTGCTGGTGAGGTGGTGTCAAACCCTGTTGGTGAACCTGAGATTCTTTGCAATAACCGTGGTGTGGACTTTGTCGAAGCTTTTGCTGAGGCAGAGCTTAAAGACCTCGACTTTTATAACCCCGATGACACCATTGAAGGCAAACTTGTGCCCAAGAAGAAGCATGGTGTGCTCGCTGTCCAG GCAACCGAGCTCAAGTGTGGTGGGTTGGTTGTGGCGTGCACGTTTGACCATAGAATTGCAGACGCCTACTCGGCCAACCTATTTCTTGTGTCATGGGCTGAGATGGCTCAGTCTAAACCCATCTCTACGGTGCCATGTTTTCGTCGTTCTTTACTCAATCCCAGACGCCCTGGTTCAATTCATCCATCTTTGAACGACATGTATGTTCCAGTGACCTCATTGCCTCCACCCAAAGACCCACAACCTGGTGATGATTATCTTATTAGCCGCATATACTACATTAAGGCTGACCAACTCAACCTGCTCCAATCACTAGCTACCACAACCAATGGTTGCAGGAGGACTAAACTAGAGTCCTTTAGTGCCTTCTTGTGGAAGATGGTTGCTAAACATGCTATTCTTAACAATGTGGACAAAAAGGTAACCAAAATGGGCATTGTTGTGGATGGTAGGACAAGGTTAAGTGATGGAGATATAGGCAAAGCTTCACTCATGGGGTCTTACTTTGGAAATGTGCTTTCCATACCTTATGGAGGCAAGGATGTAAATGAGATTGATGAAAATCCATTGAGTTATGTGGCAAATGAAGTTCATGAATTCTTGGATGGTGCAGTGACCAAGGAACATTTCTTGGGGCTCATAGATTGGGTGGAGTCTCATCGTCCAGTGCCAGGGTTGGCTAAGATATATTGTAGTGGGAGTGAAGATGGACCAGCTTTTGTGGTATCATCAGGGCAAAGGTTCCCAGAGTCAAAGGTAGATTTCGGATGGGGCAAGCCATTATTTGGGTCATACCATTTTCCATGGGGAGGTGATTCAGGGTATGTGATGCCAATGCCGAGTCCAAGTTGCAACGGTGACTGGGTTGTGTACATGCACCTCTTGAAAGGCCAAGTAGAGTTGATAGAGACTGAAGCTGCTCATCTCTTTAGACCCTTGACTTTTGATTATCTCCAACGTTCCCGCAAAGAATAA